ATAGATGTTCAAGCGGTTAGGCTTGTTTGCAGCCCTAAAAGCTTAAAACAAGACCGCAGGGTTTGGATATAGGGCAGCGGGGGGGCCAAAGTGCACAGTCAGTGGAGAGCCGAGTGGATAGCGGTGGccagaagagggaaaaaaagaatctactgtaaaaatgatttttattgatTGGATTGTAGCAGCAGCTGTTAGGCTCCATTATGAGCTCAAAGCTCAGGTCAGAGCCTCAGGGCAGACAAGTGGGCCAATCAAATGGTCAGCCACTAAACGAGCCAATTCTGGGGATCCAATTGAGAGAACAGCCTGCCATCCTGTGTTAGACTCACTGTGTCTTTCATCATCGCCCATCATTGCGCTGTGGGTCTTATAGATGAGGTTGTCTGCTGTCTCTCAATATAAAGGGCCATCCATCACCTGTGTTTGCTTCACTGGCCTTTATCTCAAAACTTTGCCATGAGTAGTCTGTGtaaggcagaaaaaaagattgGTTGATGAAGTTTATTGTTACTTCAGCTTGGACCCTGAACATCTCACAGACTTTCATCTTTGAATGACCtggggaaaaagacaaaataaaagcctcaaaGCAGAGTGTTTTAAATGATTCCTCCTCACATCGTCTTCCACCGCAGGCTTCACCCGACGGCCTGGcttaaagaataaaaagatCACAAAGTTTCTGCAATTTAACAGATGAAAAAAGgatttattttggaatttaaattcatttcaggagattagagaagagagggaaattAATTAAACTGATGCCATGGTATGATGaagagagataaaaaaagataaaaagagaaacagtgaaCAGTTTACTTGAGTAAGTAGATCACTTTTAAACTCTGAACTGTTGGTGCACAAGCTGTTTTCAAtacatttcataaaaataagattttttttttttaatcttttctccAGATACACAATAATTTATCATTCATCACAATAATTAAAGGTTTGTTTAAATGGCTTTTGTGTACAATACGTCTTCCGCCTTAATGCCTTACAACAATGATAACACCCCATGATCCATGCTATTGTTACTTTAATCAAGTAATGAAGTATCGAAATGCAAAAGTAGTAAGGCGAGACAGAGTACAGGAGAGCAGTTGAACTTATGCACCATGTCCTGACCCAGATCCCAGACCTGGCACTAATGACGCCCTATAGGCATGACGCCAAGCTCTCATTAGGAACCAGGCCTCAAACCCCCAACTCCTCTCTGCAACCCCTCTGCAGCCTGACCGCGTTGTGCCCATAGCCGGCCTCCGAGGTTCCAGCCCTAAACTAGTCCTGTGAATGTTGTGAGGGCCCCCTGCACAGGTGCAGAGTCCCCTATGACGGCGCTGTTTGCCCCCCAGCATGGACCCTGTTAACGCCTGGTACTGCAGTGGAACTAATGAGTAGTGGCAGGTACAGTGAGAACAGAGCAGTGTGGGCCTCCCTGCAGTTAGGTTAGTGGCAACCCTCAGTTTAAGCAGACAACAAATGTGCTCTCGtaatacacacatgtgcataatGATATATACCACCCTTCAGTGCACATATAACTTTTCCCAGATATTTACATTTCTTACAGAGCTGCAGTTCAGCAagctgtttccttttttcagaacaaataaagaaatcaaaTTAGATAATATAGACACATTATAAAAATACCTAATCTGTTGTGTTGCCGTTTTCAAAAATATCACCTTCAGTCATAGAAAAATGTCTTGTGTGTTCACAGGCTCAAGAAATGCTCTTTTTCATCTATCTTCCAAACTGAGGAAAATCTCACACCCAGTGAAATGTACCCTggcacaaaagacagaaaatctaaaaatctatCTTGAATTAACATCCATTTGATACGATCGCATAAACTTTATAAATATCAAGACTCAATCATGTCCAAGGACGATGCTTGTAAAGTGACATCTGCCAGCAAACACAAGGAGCGCAAACCGAAGAAGCCTCACTATATTCCCCGGCCATGGGGCAAACCGTACAActacaaatgttttcagtgccCCTTCACCTGCATGGAGAAGTCCCACCTGTACAACCATATGAAGTACAGCCTGTGCAAGaactccctttctctcctcattGAGTCAGACTGGCCATATAAAAAGGGCAACATCCTGCACCCAGAGCAGCTACGACCATTTCAGCAGGCACACGGTCTTCAAGCTACTGGGAAAGATGGGCGAGACCAAGTAACAGGGACTGAGGAGAGGCAAAGGCAACGGAGGACCATTGAGGAGGAAGGTGAAGACAGGGAAATCCAGGGGccagaagatgaagaggaggcagGACGAGGAGAGGAAGTAGAAGTCTCTGGGCTGACGAAGGAGAGCTCCAGTAACAGCAGCGGAGACTCTGCAGAGTGCGCTACCAAGAAAACCAAACAGCCAGAGTCAGATCTTCTGATGGCTGATGTGCTCTCCCTGGAAGATCAGCTTTTACGAGCACGCTCAGTAGAGGTAGAGGCTCAACTAAAACATTATAAGCTATCCAAGACATGTCTAACAGCTCCTGGCCTGCTGTCGGAGCAGTGGCGGCTCTTCGCGTCCAGCCACACTAAGGCCAAAGCTGAAGGTGCGCAGCCCAGAGTGAGTAGTTCAATCCCCTGTTACCCTCCTCCACCAAACCTGGTGGATTACCAGGATCCCACTGGACTCAACCTGTCAATGCTTGGGGTAGGCTACCCTATCAGCCCCAGCCTCTTCTCTTATATGAACTCAGCCATTCCCACTGCCACCACAGGCGTCACCGCACAGACCCATGCGCAGCTCGCACAGCTTCCCTTCCTGGCATCAGCTGCTCAGCTAATGCACCCAGCCTCCAgcacccacacagacagagctcTTATTCCCCCTCGCCTCTACTACCCCTTCCTATGTGAACACACATTCGGACCAGCCTCCAGTCAGAGTGATGCCAGCAAAGTGCTCAAGACATCTCCAAACAGTCTAGAAGCAAATCCCCTGTCTGGTTTCCAGCCAAAAGTTAATCTATGGAAAGTGCCTGCTTTGCGGCCAGGGGCAGCTGCAGTCTCCCCTGCTGGCTGGGTGTCACCTCAGAAAGACTCTCCTGACCAGGGCTATAGGCTGGGGGATAAACTTCACATTGCAGCCAAGGAAAGTAAAGCAACATGGGGTCTCAAGAGAACAGCTGCCCCACTGGGGAACCATGAGGCACCTATGGAGAAGAAGTCAGCCATGGGTTTCACTTTGGATCTTCTGAAGAATATTCAGAATGCATCAACTCTTAATATGACAGCAGACAAACTTCTCTTCCATGGCAGGTAAagatttacataaaaatgtccTTATTTTGTAAGACTTATTATGCGACTAGTAAAAAAGGTAGCTGTAGCAGTACAATTACCACTTTTTCCATCATGTAATTATGTACAGGGAATATTACAATATACATTTTGTTATACTATAGCCTCAAATGTCATATATCTACAAACTGAAAAGCCCTAAACTTCTCCCATCCTCAGTTTACAGGATGCTCAGCTTCAGACCCAGCCCAGTGAACTGTGGTACAACGATCCTCTCACCAGTCCAAACAGTGAAACATCTTCTCTTTCTACCTGTGGGAGATCCACTAACCAGGAATCAACTGCAACCAAGACAACAGGGGAGGGAGCTTCAGAGTCAGTGGCTGCTCTCCTCACTGACCTGTCCAAAGCCTTGCAGGAGTACCAGGAGGCTGAGCGCAAAATCTCCCACCTGGAGAAGGAGGACCTTCCCGCCCAGCACCACCTCTGGGAACACCTGAGCAAAATCCGCAGCGAGCTCTCCCACATCCACCAGGCGCTGGAGCGGACTGCTCGCCAGAGTGACGGGCCTCTCGACCTGTCAGTCAAGAGAGGCACGTCAGATTCAGTTGGTGACCACGTCATGACAGATGATGGCAGCCTTAAGGGCAACACGACGGAGACAGAGGACGAGGACGACGAGCTGGAGGataaaaaggaggaggaagagaatgacAGTGAGAGGACAGCGATGAAGGCTTCATTGGAGAGTCGTAAGCAATCATTGGACATGCTGATCAAGATGAGTCAGGCGGCGGTTTTAAACACAGAGGTTCTCTCTCCCGGTGGTCTTGGCATGAGGCCCAGTTCTGCTGAGGCCTTATGGCCAAGCAGAACCACCAAGTGTGAGGCAGACTCCAGCGTGCTGCTGTGCCCCGACGGCCGATCAGTGGTGTTCACCGAGATCCCCTCGTCTGCCAAAACCCAAAAGAGGCCCCCATCCATACAGCGACTAGAAGCCCAATGCCCTCTGAGCCCTTTGACAGCTACTGATAATTAAACTTGTGTTCTTCTGACTGCAACATTTCTGATTCCAGACAGTTGTTCAAACGCAGTTGTCTTCATTATTACTGGCATGTCTTTGATTTTCACTGGCTGGAGGAGGACTGTTAGTCTTACTCTCAGTTTAACTTCACAAAAACCTCAAATATTTTGCACCTTATGAGACATTcagagaatgaatgaaaatatttgaaaggaAAGTTTACAAATGCACTACGGACATTGATTGTTACAATAAGATTCTGTGAGATACAATTTTCAAATGTAACATCAGCACTTAATTGTGATAATTTGAACATTTAATTCCATTAAAATCATGTTGTGAGACAATCCTTTGAATGGATTTGTGAATactgtaataacaataaatgtaagtaaaatgttttaaagggTAAATGGTTTTATATGGATGATGTCATGTTGGACTGCATCATTTCACTTGTTGTCGATAAACTGTATTATAGACACTGTATTTCTTTGAATAAACTAAGTAAAAAACAAAGAG
The Scatophagus argus isolate fScaArg1 chromosome 21, fScaArg1.pri, whole genome shotgun sequence genome window above contains:
- the prr35 gene encoding zinc finger protein 750, translating into MSKDDACKVTSASKHKERKPKKPHYIPRPWGKPYNYKCFQCPFTCMEKSHLYNHMKYSLCKNSLSLLIESDWPYKKGNILHPEQLRPFQQAHGLQATGKDGRDQVTGTEERQRQRRTIEEEGEDREIQGPEDEEEAGRGEEVEVSGLTKESSSNSSGDSAECATKKTKQPESDLLMADVLSLEDQLLRARSVEVEAQLKHYKLSKTCLTAPGLLSEQWRLFASSHTKAKAEGAQPRVSSSIPCYPPPPNLVDYQDPTGLNLSMLGVGYPISPSLFSYMNSAIPTATTGVTAQTHAQLAQLPFLASAAQLMHPASSTHTDRALIPPRLYYPFLCEHTFGPASSQSDASKVLKTSPNSLEANPLSGFQPKVNLWKVPALRPGAAAVSPAGWVSPQKDSPDQGYRLGDKLHIAAKESKATWGLKRTAAPLGNHEAPMEKKSAMGFTLDLLKNIQNASTLNMTADKLLFHGSLQDAQLQTQPSELWYNDPLTSPNSETSSLSTCGRSTNQESTATKTTGEGASESVAALLTDLSKALQEYQEAERKISHLEKEDLPAQHHLWEHLSKIRSELSHIHQALERTARQSDGPLDLSVKRGTSDSVGDHVMTDDGSLKGNTTETEDEDDELEDKKEEEENDSERTAMKASLESRKQSLDMLIKMSQAAVLNTEVLSPGGLGMRPSSAEALWPSRTTKCEADSSVLLCPDGRSVVFTEIPSSAKTQKRPPSIQRLEAQCPLSPLTATDN